A window of the Fuscovulum sp. genome harbors these coding sequences:
- a CDS encoding glycosyltransferase family 61 protein has product MSKIFDPITYRPFYPRVVRLRGRYVISRSGMLLAHWKWTWASMYHHPIVAARFMVVTLLSLVKRGVARVEGGRDLGLIHTGWTAGYYHWLTESLPRALVMRDAFPDAVPILPSPLFRKYAGSLEKLGFPEVVFFPSDANVSVGDPILTECLPTYGTTDPALLKRVRDTILGNVMGGAAAKPFRIVYASRAKSRGRTVLNEEEVLQALHPLGVELYHFEDLDFEGQVRLMQETKCLISIHGAGLTNMMFMPEGGSVIEIIPRKHGIFDYKYGRNSIRHEPCYVRLADVFGHRHAAVLGTADSKWHAATDMANVHFDPADVVAAVGPADA; this is encoded by the coding sequence TAGCGCATTGGAAATGGACCTGGGCCAGCATGTATCACCACCCGATCGTGGCCGCGCGTTTCATGGTCGTGACGCTGCTGTCGCTGGTGAAACGGGGGGTGGCGCGGGTTGAAGGCGGTCGGGATCTGGGCCTGATCCATACAGGGTGGACGGCGGGGTACTATCATTGGCTGACCGAGAGCCTGCCGCGCGCGCTGGTGATGCGCGATGCCTTTCCGGACGCGGTGCCGATCCTGCCATCGCCACTGTTTCGAAAATATGCAGGCTCGCTTGAAAAGCTGGGATTTCCGGAGGTCGTGTTCTTTCCCAGTGACGCGAATGTCAGCGTTGGCGATCCGATCCTCACTGAATGCCTGCCGACCTATGGGACGACGGACCCGGCGCTTTTGAAGCGGGTCCGAGACACTATCCTTGGCAATGTCATGGGCGGCGCGGCGGCCAAGCCGTTTCGCATCGTCTATGCTTCACGCGCGAAATCGCGCGGCAGGACTGTCTTGAACGAGGAAGAGGTTCTGCAGGCGTTGCATCCTTTGGGTGTTGAGTTGTATCATTTTGAGGATCTGGATTTTGAAGGTCAGGTCAGGTTGATGCAAGAAACCAAGTGCCTGATCAGCATTCATGGGGCAGGGCTGACGAATATGATGTTCATGCCGGAAGGTGGTTCCGTGATCGAGATCATCCCGAGAAAGCATGGGATTTTTGACTACAAATACGGGCGAAACTCCATCCGGCACGAGCCGTGCTATGTGCGCCTTGCCGATGTGTTCGGGCACCGCCATGCGGCGGTTCTGGGGACGGCGGACAGCAAATGGCATGCGGCCACGGATATGGCCAATGTTCACTTTGATCCGGCAGATGTTGTGGCTGCGGTTGGGCCTGCCGATGCTTAA
- a CDS encoding glycosyltransferase, translating into MGVRVVVKVCLLLPDLRGGGAERVSLDLGHAFAALGHQVEFALMRRSGDFLAEAEAAFPVADLAAPRVRQVLPGLTAHLRRSRPDVVLAAMWPLTVLAQVAQRLSGHRCRVIVSEHGMLSAQYGTWGLGHRVMLRASTMLGYRLADARVGVSAGVAADMARLSGMAASRFAAIHNPLRRLADPEVGQVAQAEALWQGQGPRIVTVGSLKPVKNHALLLQAFARLPLPQARLMIVGQGPEEGRLRQLVAELGLGERVILAGFHADPAALYATADLFALSSDHEGFGNVLVEALSFGLPVVSTDCPAGPAEILGGGRWGDLVPVRDAEALAAAMTAALSRPVNREALKARAAEFAPDIVARQYLGLVGLS; encoded by the coding sequence TTGGGTGTTCGGGTCGTGGTGAAGGTCTGCCTTCTTTTGCCGGATTTGCGCGGGGGTGGCGCGGAACGGGTGAGCCTTGATCTGGGCCATGCCTTTGCGGCGCTGGGCCATCAGGTGGAGTTTGCCCTGATGCGGCGGTCCGGGGACTTTCTGGCCGAGGCAGAGGCGGCTTTTCCGGTGGCAGACCTTGCGGCGCCGCGCGTGCGGCAGGTGTTGCCCGGATTGACCGCCCATTTGCGGCGCAGCAGGCCCGATGTGGTGCTGGCGGCGATGTGGCCGCTGACGGTGCTGGCACAGGTGGCGCAAAGACTTTCGGGGCATCGGTGCCGGGTCATCGTCAGCGAGCATGGGATGCTTTCGGCGCAGTATGGGACATGGGGATTGGGCCATCGTGTGATGCTGCGCGCCTCGACTATGTTGGGCTATCGGCTGGCGGATGCGCGTGTTGGGGTGTCTGCCGGAGTCGCGGCGGATATGGCGCGGTTGTCGGGGATGGCCGCGTCGCGGTTTGCGGCGATCCATAATCCGTTGCGGCGGCTCGCGGATCCCGAGGTGGGGCAGGTGGCACAGGCAGAGGCGCTTTGGCAGGGGCAGGGCCCACGCATTGTGACGGTGGGCAGTCTGAAGCCGGTAAAGAACCACGCGCTTTTGCTGCAGGCCTTTGCCCGGCTGCCGCTGCCGCAGGCGCGGCTGATGATCGTGGGGCAAGGGCCGGAAGAGGGCAGGCTGCGCCAGTTGGTGGCTGAATTGGGCCTTGGGGAGCGTGTGATCCTTGCCGGATTTCATGCTGATCCGGCGGCGCTTTATGCAACGGCCGATCTGTTCGCGCTGTCGTCTGATCATGAAGGCTTTGGCAATGTTCTGGTCGAGGCCTTGTCCTTCGGGCTGCCCGTCGTTTCGACGGATTGCCCCGCAGGCCCGGCAGAGATTCTGGGTGGCGGGCGCTGGGGCGATCTGGTGCCGGTGCGCGACGCAGAGGCGCTGGCCGCGGCGATGACGGCGGCGCTGTCCAGACCGGTGAACCGCGAGGCGCTGAAGGCGCGGGCGGCGGAATTCGCGCCGGATATCGTGGCGCGGCAGTACCTTGGACTGGTGGGCCTGTCGTGA
- a CDS encoding glycosyltransferase, whose product MTATVYVTRNGLLEPLGQSQVFGYVRGLSRDYGITLITYEKDEDWADADRVAEMQTACAELGIRWLPQRFLRRPRLIAPALSMVRMAWLLQREVRGQDARLIHARSYIPAVVALAVGWLLGVPFIFDMRALWPDELITAGRLRRGSLLHRAIVAAERACLRRAGAVVSLTHAAVDHLSRVYPAEMANQRVAVIPTCADLSRFVPASAPPIGRIIGCLGTVLSGWFRLDWLAAFVAVAAGRDPALMFEVTTRDDPALVRAAIDPAGVLNARLRIGPAAPGKVPEVLQGQMASVMFYAGGEVSELGRSPTRMAEILGCGLPVVANEGVGDVARIIRDHRVGVVVRGGAEAEMQVAFDALLALLEDPDLATRCRKAAEELFSLDAGTAAFATLYEQVIGAAADARR is encoded by the coding sequence GTGACTGCGACCGTCTATGTCACCCGCAACGGGCTGCTGGAACCGCTGGGGCAAAGCCAGGTCTTTGGCTATGTGCGAGGGTTGTCGCGGGACTACGGGATCACGCTGATCACCTATGAAAAGGATGAAGACTGGGCGGATGCCGACCGGGTGGCAGAGATGCAGACCGCCTGCGCGGAGTTGGGTATCCGCTGGCTGCCGCAGCGGTTCCTGCGGCGGCCCCGCTTGATTGCCCCGGCCCTGAGCATGGTGCGGATGGCCTGGCTTTTGCAACGCGAAGTGAGGGGGCAGGACGCGCGGCTGATCCATGCCCGGTCCTATATTCCGGCGGTTGTGGCGCTGGCGGTTGGTTGGCTTTTGGGGGTGCCCTTCATCTTTGACATGCGCGCGTTGTGGCCGGATGAGCTTATCACGGCGGGACGGTTGCGGCGCGGGTCGCTGCTGCACCGGGCCATCGTTGCCGCCGAACGCGCCTGCCTGCGCCGGGCGGGGGCGGTGGTGTCGCTGACCCATGCTGCGGTTGACCACCTGAGTCGTGTCTATCCGGCAGAGATGGCAAACCAGAGGGTCGCCGTGATCCCCACCTGCGCCGATCTGAGCCGCTTCGTTCCGGCAAGCGCGCCACCCATCGGGCGGATCATCGGATGTCTGGGCACGGTGTTGAGCGGGTGGTTCCGGCTGGACTGGTTGGCGGCCTTTGTTGCGGTCGCGGCGGGGCGCGACCCCGCGCTGATGTTCGAGGTGACCACGCGCGATGACCCGGCATTGGTGCGGGCGGCGATTGATCCGGCGGGTGTGCTGAACGCGCGGCTGCGCATCGGCCCGGCGGCACCCGGAAAGGTGCCAGAGGTGCTGCAGGGGCAGATGGCATCGGTCATGTTCTATGCCGGGGGCGAGGTTTCCGAACTGGGCCGGTCCCCGACCCGCATGGCCGAAATTCTGGGCTGTGGTCTGCCGGTGGTGGCCAACGAAGGCGTGGGCGATGTTGCCCGGATCATCCGCGATCACCGGGTGGGCGTGGTGGTGCGTGGTGGCGCGGAGGCAGAGATGCAGGTGGCCTTCGATGCGCTGCTGGCCCTGCTGGAAGATCCGGACCTTGCCACGCGATGCCGCAAGGCCGCAGAAGAGCTTTTTTCGCTCGATGCGGGGACGGCAGCTTTTGCCACGCTGTATGAGCAGGTGATCGGTGCCGCAGCAGATGCGCGCCGATGA
- a CDS encoding glycosyltransferase family 4 protein has product MTIRLSVLSRYAALGASSRLRTMLYRPYLEKGGLDPDYLPYFEDDYLLHLYAGAPTRRIAIEALGRRLRDLRRVGGADLLWIEKEALPWLPWVVERMALPKGVPFAVDYDDAVFHRYDLNASVAVRAVLGKKLDHLMAAATLVTAGNAYLADRATRAGARWVEIVPTVVDAELYRAKTAPTDSGPARIGWIGSPSTWAEYMVPMMPMLAEVAGRAGARIMAVGAGREAGVHPLLENRPWSEDREVADILDMDLGLMPLMDTPWARGKCGYKLIQYMACGLPVIASPVGVNRDIVQHGVNGFLAETDADWRAALSTLLADPALRVKMGQAGRAIVEERYSLQVWGPRVAGMLARAATGTPSA; this is encoded by the coding sequence ATGACAATTCGTCTTTCGGTCTTGTCGCGATACGCGGCGCTTGGCGCATCAAGCCGGCTGCGAACCATGCTTTACCGGCCCTATCTGGAAAAGGGCGGGCTGGACCCCGACTATCTTCCCTATTTCGAGGATGACTACCTGCTACACCTTTATGCAGGTGCCCCGACACGGCGCATCGCGATAGAGGCGCTCGGGCGGCGCTTGCGTGATTTGCGCCGGGTGGGCGGGGCCGATCTGCTGTGGATCGAAAAGGAAGCCTTGCCGTGGCTGCCATGGGTGGTGGAGCGCATGGCCCTGCCGAAGGGTGTTCCCTTTGCGGTGGATTACGATGATGCGGTGTTTCATCGCTATGACCTGAATGCTTCGGTTGCGGTGCGTGCGGTGCTGGGGAAGAAGCTGGATCACCTGATGGCGGCGGCGACACTGGTCACGGCGGGCAATGCCTATCTGGCGGATCGGGCAACCCGCGCCGGCGCGCGTTGGGTGGAGATCGTGCCGACCGTGGTGGATGCCGAACTGTACCGGGCGAAGACTGCGCCCACCGATTCCGGCCCGGCGCGGATCGGCTGGATCGGATCACCCAGCACCTGGGCCGAATACATGGTTCCGATGATGCCGATGCTGGCCGAAGTGGCAGGCCGTGCCGGGGCGCGGATCATGGCCGTGGGGGCTGGGCGCGAGGCGGGGGTGCATCCTTTGCTGGAAAACAGGCCCTGGTCGGAAGACAGGGAAGTGGCCGATATCCTGGATATGGACCTTGGCCTGATGCCGCTGATGGATACGCCCTGGGCGCGGGGCAAGTGCGGCTATAAACTGATTCAGTACATGGCCTGCGGATTGCCGGTCATCGCCTCACCGGTCGGGGTGAACCGCGACATTGTCCAGCATGGGGTGAACGGCTTTCTGGCCGAGACCGATGCGGATTGGCGCGCGGCACTTTCAACGCTTCTTGCCGATCCGGCGTTGCGCGTGAAGATGGGGCAGGCGGGGCGGGCGATTGTTGAAGAGCGCTATAGCCTTCAAGTCTGGGGGCCGCGGGTGGCAGGGATGTTAGCCCGGGCCGCGACAGGGACGCCAAGCGCATGA
- a CDS encoding EpsG family protein — protein MIYVLAYVAMLLLRLSRAPGGYGLLLGVVFVFSAFRYEVGCDWTGYLNQYEVFGSLPFAEAVATREPLWTVLIGLQVKLGLPYPWLNVISSFMFFFGVHKLAKRQPDALGFLVLLFPVLILNMPMSGIRQGAAVGIMCLAYLAFIDRRLVRFVGLVLLAAGFHSSAIVFLLLAPMVTGGLSRGRIALSLLLALPGGLALMTTDAVNTATSRYVGTNVDAAGAAYRVALLVLVAIWFLTVLRRRWQVTFPADHKLAVIGSLMMLGLLVVLPASSVIADRLNYYFIPIQAMILARLPFLPMRNGRALAVAAPYIGLLAVLVVWALLSSHFQKCYLPYQTWIFGLPDF, from the coding sequence ATGATCTATGTTCTGGCCTATGTCGCGATGCTGCTGCTGCGCCTGTCGCGTGCGCCGGGGGGGTATGGGCTTCTGCTTGGCGTGGTGTTCGTCTTTTCGGCCTTTCGCTATGAGGTCGGCTGTGACTGGACGGGTTATCTGAACCAGTATGAGGTGTTCGGCAGCCTGCCATTTGCCGAGGCTGTCGCTACACGCGAACCGCTTTGGACGGTTTTGATCGGTTTGCAGGTCAAGCTGGGGCTGCCCTATCCATGGTTGAACGTGATCTCGTCGTTCATGTTCTTTTTCGGCGTTCACAAGCTGGCAAAGCGGCAGCCTGATGCGCTGGGCTTTCTGGTGCTGCTGTTCCCGGTGTTGATCCTGAACATGCCGATGTCGGGTATCCGTCAGGGGGCGGCGGTCGGGATCATGTGTCTGGCCTATCTGGCATTCATTGACCGGCGGCTGGTTCGCTTTGTCGGTCTGGTGCTGTTGGCGGCGGGCTTTCATTCCAGCGCCATCGTTTTCCTGCTGCTGGCGCCGATGGTGACGGGCGGGCTGTCGCGGGGACGGATCGCGCTGTCGCTGCTGCTCGCGTTGCCCGGTGGGCTGGCGCTGATGACGACAGATGCGGTGAATACGGCGACAAGCCGTTATGTCGGCACCAATGTCGATGCGGCGGGGGCGGCCTATCGGGTGGCCTTGCTGGTTCTGGTGGCGATCTGGTTCCTGACGGTGCTACGCCGCAGGTGGCAGGTTACCTTCCCTGCCGATCACAAGCTGGCCGTGATTGGCTCCTTGATGATGCTGGGTCTGCTGGTGGTGCTGCCCGCATCGAGCGTGATTGCGGACCGGCTGAACTATTACTTTATTCCCATTCAGGCGATGATCCTTGCGCGGTTGCCGTTTTTGCCGATGCGCAACGGGCGCGCGCTGGCCGTTGCAGCGCCCTATATCGGG